The proteins below come from a single Erythrobacter sp. SG61-1L genomic window:
- a CDS encoding DUF6644 family protein: MSIGEFLFQMTEAIRQTPIVEFSLWVSDWPFALWLQSHFLAIPSFQTLHILAIAVLFGSTLMLNLRVLGVSGKDQTLPQIFNRYQPWIKGGALVLITTGIILLISEPVRNMVNPIFWIKMGALLVTIVVSFWYQAAVRGRMDKWDVTPDGQGSIKAGAVALIVLWMLVMVGGRWIAYAPV, encoded by the coding sequence ATGTCGATTGGCGAATTTCTATTCCAGATGACGGAGGCGATCAGACAGACGCCAATCGTCGAATTCTCGCTCTGGGTCTCCGACTGGCCCTTCGCACTTTGGCTGCAGAGCCACTTCCTGGCGATTCCGAGCTTCCAGACCCTGCACATCCTCGCAATCGCGGTGCTGTTCGGCTCCACGCTGATGCTCAACCTCAGGGTTCTGGGCGTTAGCGGCAAGGACCAGACCCTGCCGCAGATATTCAATCGCTATCAGCCCTGGATCAAGGGCGGCGCACTGGTGCTGATCACCACGGGCATCATCCTGCTGATCAGCGAACCGGTCCGCAACATGGTCAACCCGATCTTCTGGATCAAGATGGGCGCCCTGCTGGTCACCATCGTCGTCAGCTTCTGGTACCAGGCGGCCGTGCGCGGCCGGATGGACAAGTGGGACGTCACGCCGGACGGCCAGGGTTCGATCAAGGCCGGGGCCGTCGCGCTGATCGTGCTGTGGATGCTCGTCATGGTCGGTGGTCGCTGGATCGCCTACGCGCCGGTTTGA